In Pyrus communis chromosome 1, drPyrComm1.1, whole genome shotgun sequence, the following are encoded in one genomic region:
- the LOC137710539 gene encoding PX domain-containing protein EREL1-like isoform X2, producing MQRRSPPRHRHDGTSPLPLGMDWSPPPRKWNGRDTVWPHDPRTGWSYCVTIPSWVVLPKSRNSDPVVLKKTFPKKNLPPTPPKGLLRMKSRELLEERRCSLEAWMTKLLSDIDISRSVAVASFLELESAARSSFQDASQNTSDTSSLQSPSYSTLPAIVGSSSITPDYGSDTAYETSELGTPRLGRNDSSDIGLEDLVLDEDLTSPIEKLVKYGMTNIDEGLFMGQTILEELEGLPKHKVNARHVNNVVGKDTYNGNASKSSILARNGMELFSKPERSKVFNHARKLSNESVGSDASSLRGSEMSNSGVPNSSGDGSLDHLGGAEVSSIMEMLGNTELQPSGGTQIVLPLDQRNKLNRVLLTTQRRLVTAKTDMEDLISRLNQEIAVKDYLATKVKDLEVELETTRQKSKENLQQAILTERERFTKMQWDMEELRRKSLEMELKLKSEQDKKSCAESTKDSSGREKEILPQELDPYKEQLENLSKQYEELEAKSKADIKVLVKEVKSLRNSQAGLKHELSKSLTEKSEAEKLRQQEKQMSKLAGTARKKLLHECKVLHQQLQECNINFPFDDSSILSEASELLDASDNRISLLLSEAQLLAQDSVATSEVDNLNDDTRTTDNELRKILAEIFSENARLRKQVNCLIRRAHKTDVQSMKDEVLEDELH from the exons ATGCAGAGACGGAGTCCTCCGAGGCACAGACACGATGGGACTTCGCCGCTGCCGCTTGGGATGGATTGGAGTCCTCCTCCTCGGAAATGG AATGGACGGGACACAGTTTGGCCACATGATCCTCGCACAGGATGGAGTTATTGTGTCACTATTCCTTCGTGGGTTGTCCTTCCAAAGTCAAGAAATTCAGATCCCGTAGTG CTTAAAAAGACATTTCCCAAGAAAAATCTCCCACCAACTCCACCCAAGGGACTTTTGCGGATGAAGAGCCGGGAACTGTTGGAAGAG AGAAGGTGTTCGTTGGAGGCTTGGATGACAAAGCTGCTATCGGATATTGATATATCAAGAAGCGTTGCAGTGGCGTCCTTTCTTGAACTAGAGTCTGCAGCTAGGTCTT CGTTCCAAGATGCAAGCCAAAACACTTCAGACACGAGTTCGCTTCAATCACCTTCCTATTCTACCTTACCTGCCATTGTAGGGAGTTCATCAATCACACCAGATTATGGAAGTGATACTGCTTATGAGACATCTGAGCTAGGAACACCAAGGCTAGGAAGGAATGACAGTTCTGACATTGGTCTCGAAGATCTGGTATTGGATGAAGATTTAACAAGCCCAATAGAAAAGCTTGTGAAGTATGGCATGACCAATATTGATGAGGGACTATTCATGGGACAAACAATACTAGAGGAGTTGGAAGGCCTTCCTAAGCATAAAGTGAATGCTAGACATGTCAATAATGTTGTAGGGAAGGATACATATAATGGAAATGCTTCTAAATCTTCAATTCTAGCTCGTAATGGAATGGAACTTTTCTCTAAGCCAGAGCGTAGTAAAGTATTCAACCATGCTCGCAAGCTCTCAAATGAAAGTGTGGGAAGTGATGCCAGTTCTCTAAGAGGTAGTGAAATGTCCAACTCTGGTGTTCCAAACTCATCTGGTGATGGTTCTCTTGACCATCTTGGAGGTGCTGAGGTTTCAAGCATTATGGAAATGCTGGGCAACACAGAGTTACAACCTTCAGGTGGCACTCAAATAGTTCTCCCATTAGATCAGCGAAACAAATTGAACAGGGTTCTCTTGACCACGCAGCGAAGACTAGTCACAGCAAAAACAGACATGGAAGATCTAATATCTAGACTCAATCAAGAAATAGCAGTGAAAGATTACCTTGCAACAAAG GTCAAGGATTTGGAAGTTGAACTTGAAACTACTAGACAGAAGAGTAAAGAGAACCTGCAGCAAGCTATTTTAACTGAGAGGGAAAGGTTTACCAAAATGCAGTGGGATATGGAGGAACTCCGGCGGAAGTCATTGGAGATGGAGTTGAAGTTGAAGTCGGAACAG GACAAGAAGTCATGTGCAGAGTCAACAAAAGATTCATCTGGTCGAGAGAAAGAGATATTGCCGCAGGAGTTGGATCCTTACAAGGAGCAGCTTGAGAATTTGTCAAAGCAATATGAAGAGCTAGAAGCAAAATCTAAAGCAGATATTAAAGTTCTTGTTAAAGAAGTTAAATCCTTGCGCAATTCTCAAGCAGGACTGAAGCATGAACTAAGTAAATCACTGACGGAGAAATCTGAAGCTGAG aAGCTCCGCCAACAGGAAAAACAAATGAGCAAGCTTGCAGGAACTGCTAGAAAGAAATTGTTGCATGAATGCAAAGTTCTTCATCAGCAGCTTCAAGAATGCAATATCAATTTTCCTTTTGATGATTCTTCAATTCTATCAGAGGCTTCAGAATTGTTGGATGCTTCAGACAACCGTATCAGTCTCTTACTTTCAGAG GCACAACTCTTAGCTCAAGACAGTGTAGCTACTAGTGAAGTTGACAACCTCAATGATGATACGAGGACAACAGACAATGAGTTAAGGAAGATTCTGGCAGAAATTTTTTCAGAAAATGCTAGATTACGGAAACAGGTGAACTGTCTCATACGTCGTGCTCACAAAACGGATGTCCAATCTATGAAAGACGAGGTCCTTGAAGACGAACTTCACTGA
- the LOC137710539 gene encoding PX domain-containing protein EREL1-like isoform X1 — MQRRSPPRHRHDGTSPLPLGMDWSPPPRKWNGRDTVWPHDPRTGWSYCVTIPSWVVLPKSRNSDPVVFYRVEVGVQSPEGITTTNGVLRRFNDFLKLFSDLKKTFPKKNLPPTPPKGLLRMKSRELLEERRCSLEAWMTKLLSDIDISRSVAVASFLELESAARSSFQDASQNTSDTSSLQSPSYSTLPAIVGSSSITPDYGSDTAYETSELGTPRLGRNDSSDIGLEDLVLDEDLTSPIEKLVKYGMTNIDEGLFMGQTILEELEGLPKHKVNARHVNNVVGKDTYNGNASKSSILARNGMELFSKPERSKVFNHARKLSNESVGSDASSLRGSEMSNSGVPNSSGDGSLDHLGGAEVSSIMEMLGNTELQPSGGTQIVLPLDQRNKLNRVLLTTQRRLVTAKTDMEDLISRLNQEIAVKDYLATKVKDLEVELETTRQKSKENLQQAILTERERFTKMQWDMEELRRKSLEMELKLKSEQDKKSCAESTKDSSGREKEILPQELDPYKEQLENLSKQYEELEAKSKADIKVLVKEVKSLRNSQAGLKHELSKSLTEKSEAEKLRQQEKQMSKLAGTARKKLLHECKVLHQQLQECNINFPFDDSSILSEASELLDASDNRISLLLSEAQLLAQDSVATSEVDNLNDDTRTTDNELRKILAEIFSENARLRKQVNCLIRRAHKTDVQSMKDEVLEDELH, encoded by the exons ATGCAGAGACGGAGTCCTCCGAGGCACAGACACGATGGGACTTCGCCGCTGCCGCTTGGGATGGATTGGAGTCCTCCTCCTCGGAAATGG AATGGACGGGACACAGTTTGGCCACATGATCCTCGCACAGGATGGAGTTATTGTGTCACTATTCCTTCGTGGGTTGTCCTTCCAAAGTCAAGAAATTCAGATCCCGTAGTG TTCTACAGGGTTGAGGTTGGTGTACAATCACCAGAAGGTATTACAACTACAAATGGAGTGTTAAGAAGATTTAATGATTTTCTGAAGTTATTTAGTGAT CTTAAAAAGACATTTCCCAAGAAAAATCTCCCACCAACTCCACCCAAGGGACTTTTGCGGATGAAGAGCCGGGAACTGTTGGAAGAG AGAAGGTGTTCGTTGGAGGCTTGGATGACAAAGCTGCTATCGGATATTGATATATCAAGAAGCGTTGCAGTGGCGTCCTTTCTTGAACTAGAGTCTGCAGCTAGGTCTT CGTTCCAAGATGCAAGCCAAAACACTTCAGACACGAGTTCGCTTCAATCACCTTCCTATTCTACCTTACCTGCCATTGTAGGGAGTTCATCAATCACACCAGATTATGGAAGTGATACTGCTTATGAGACATCTGAGCTAGGAACACCAAGGCTAGGAAGGAATGACAGTTCTGACATTGGTCTCGAAGATCTGGTATTGGATGAAGATTTAACAAGCCCAATAGAAAAGCTTGTGAAGTATGGCATGACCAATATTGATGAGGGACTATTCATGGGACAAACAATACTAGAGGAGTTGGAAGGCCTTCCTAAGCATAAAGTGAATGCTAGACATGTCAATAATGTTGTAGGGAAGGATACATATAATGGAAATGCTTCTAAATCTTCAATTCTAGCTCGTAATGGAATGGAACTTTTCTCTAAGCCAGAGCGTAGTAAAGTATTCAACCATGCTCGCAAGCTCTCAAATGAAAGTGTGGGAAGTGATGCCAGTTCTCTAAGAGGTAGTGAAATGTCCAACTCTGGTGTTCCAAACTCATCTGGTGATGGTTCTCTTGACCATCTTGGAGGTGCTGAGGTTTCAAGCATTATGGAAATGCTGGGCAACACAGAGTTACAACCTTCAGGTGGCACTCAAATAGTTCTCCCATTAGATCAGCGAAACAAATTGAACAGGGTTCTCTTGACCACGCAGCGAAGACTAGTCACAGCAAAAACAGACATGGAAGATCTAATATCTAGACTCAATCAAGAAATAGCAGTGAAAGATTACCTTGCAACAAAG GTCAAGGATTTGGAAGTTGAACTTGAAACTACTAGACAGAAGAGTAAAGAGAACCTGCAGCAAGCTATTTTAACTGAGAGGGAAAGGTTTACCAAAATGCAGTGGGATATGGAGGAACTCCGGCGGAAGTCATTGGAGATGGAGTTGAAGTTGAAGTCGGAACAG GACAAGAAGTCATGTGCAGAGTCAACAAAAGATTCATCTGGTCGAGAGAAAGAGATATTGCCGCAGGAGTTGGATCCTTACAAGGAGCAGCTTGAGAATTTGTCAAAGCAATATGAAGAGCTAGAAGCAAAATCTAAAGCAGATATTAAAGTTCTTGTTAAAGAAGTTAAATCCTTGCGCAATTCTCAAGCAGGACTGAAGCATGAACTAAGTAAATCACTGACGGAGAAATCTGAAGCTGAG aAGCTCCGCCAACAGGAAAAACAAATGAGCAAGCTTGCAGGAACTGCTAGAAAGAAATTGTTGCATGAATGCAAAGTTCTTCATCAGCAGCTTCAAGAATGCAATATCAATTTTCCTTTTGATGATTCTTCAATTCTATCAGAGGCTTCAGAATTGTTGGATGCTTCAGACAACCGTATCAGTCTCTTACTTTCAGAG GCACAACTCTTAGCTCAAGACAGTGTAGCTACTAGTGAAGTTGACAACCTCAATGATGATACGAGGACAACAGACAATGAGTTAAGGAAGATTCTGGCAGAAATTTTTTCAGAAAATGCTAGATTACGGAAACAGGTGAACTGTCTCATACGTCGTGCTCACAAAACGGATGTCCAATCTATGAAAGACGAGGTCCTTGAAGACGAACTTCACTGA
- the LOC137710539 gene encoding PX domain-containing protein EREL1-like isoform X3 has translation MTKLLSDIDISRSVAVASFLELESAARSSFQDASQNTSDTSSLQSPSYSTLPAIVGSSSITPDYGSDTAYETSELGTPRLGRNDSSDIGLEDLVLDEDLTSPIEKLVKYGMTNIDEGLFMGQTILEELEGLPKHKVNARHVNNVVGKDTYNGNASKSSILARNGMELFSKPERSKVFNHARKLSNESVGSDASSLRGSEMSNSGVPNSSGDGSLDHLGGAEVSSIMEMLGNTELQPSGGTQIVLPLDQRNKLNRVLLTTQRRLVTAKTDMEDLISRLNQEIAVKDYLATKVKDLEVELETTRQKSKENLQQAILTERERFTKMQWDMEELRRKSLEMELKLKSEQDKKSCAESTKDSSGREKEILPQELDPYKEQLENLSKQYEELEAKSKADIKVLVKEVKSLRNSQAGLKHELSKSLTEKSEAEKLRQQEKQMSKLAGTARKKLLHECKVLHQQLQECNINFPFDDSSILSEASELLDASDNRISLLLSEAQLLAQDSVATSEVDNLNDDTRTTDNELRKILAEIFSENARLRKQVNCLIRRAHKTDVQSMKDEVLEDELH, from the exons ATGACAAAGCTGCTATCGGATATTGATATATCAAGAAGCGTTGCAGTGGCGTCCTTTCTTGAACTAGAGTCTGCAGCTAGGTCTT CGTTCCAAGATGCAAGCCAAAACACTTCAGACACGAGTTCGCTTCAATCACCTTCCTATTCTACCTTACCTGCCATTGTAGGGAGTTCATCAATCACACCAGATTATGGAAGTGATACTGCTTATGAGACATCTGAGCTAGGAACACCAAGGCTAGGAAGGAATGACAGTTCTGACATTGGTCTCGAAGATCTGGTATTGGATGAAGATTTAACAAGCCCAATAGAAAAGCTTGTGAAGTATGGCATGACCAATATTGATGAGGGACTATTCATGGGACAAACAATACTAGAGGAGTTGGAAGGCCTTCCTAAGCATAAAGTGAATGCTAGACATGTCAATAATGTTGTAGGGAAGGATACATATAATGGAAATGCTTCTAAATCTTCAATTCTAGCTCGTAATGGAATGGAACTTTTCTCTAAGCCAGAGCGTAGTAAAGTATTCAACCATGCTCGCAAGCTCTCAAATGAAAGTGTGGGAAGTGATGCCAGTTCTCTAAGAGGTAGTGAAATGTCCAACTCTGGTGTTCCAAACTCATCTGGTGATGGTTCTCTTGACCATCTTGGAGGTGCTGAGGTTTCAAGCATTATGGAAATGCTGGGCAACACAGAGTTACAACCTTCAGGTGGCACTCAAATAGTTCTCCCATTAGATCAGCGAAACAAATTGAACAGGGTTCTCTTGACCACGCAGCGAAGACTAGTCACAGCAAAAACAGACATGGAAGATCTAATATCTAGACTCAATCAAGAAATAGCAGTGAAAGATTACCTTGCAACAAAG GTCAAGGATTTGGAAGTTGAACTTGAAACTACTAGACAGAAGAGTAAAGAGAACCTGCAGCAAGCTATTTTAACTGAGAGGGAAAGGTTTACCAAAATGCAGTGGGATATGGAGGAACTCCGGCGGAAGTCATTGGAGATGGAGTTGAAGTTGAAGTCGGAACAG GACAAGAAGTCATGTGCAGAGTCAACAAAAGATTCATCTGGTCGAGAGAAAGAGATATTGCCGCAGGAGTTGGATCCTTACAAGGAGCAGCTTGAGAATTTGTCAAAGCAATATGAAGAGCTAGAAGCAAAATCTAAAGCAGATATTAAAGTTCTTGTTAAAGAAGTTAAATCCTTGCGCAATTCTCAAGCAGGACTGAAGCATGAACTAAGTAAATCACTGACGGAGAAATCTGAAGCTGAG aAGCTCCGCCAACAGGAAAAACAAATGAGCAAGCTTGCAGGAACTGCTAGAAAGAAATTGTTGCATGAATGCAAAGTTCTTCATCAGCAGCTTCAAGAATGCAATATCAATTTTCCTTTTGATGATTCTTCAATTCTATCAGAGGCTTCAGAATTGTTGGATGCTTCAGACAACCGTATCAGTCTCTTACTTTCAGAG GCACAACTCTTAGCTCAAGACAGTGTAGCTACTAGTGAAGTTGACAACCTCAATGATGATACGAGGACAACAGACAATGAGTTAAGGAAGATTCTGGCAGAAATTTTTTCAGAAAATGCTAGATTACGGAAACAGGTGAACTGTCTCATACGTCGTGCTCACAAAACGGATGTCCAATCTATGAAAGACGAGGTCCTTGAAGACGAACTTCACTGA
- the LOC137714551 gene encoding protein ECERIFERUM 16, giving the protein MDAKALAKSKRAHSEHHSKKYHPKPKAKSSAVGGGKGNEAGTARNPLGKEVQEKTHPTKGASALPSNWDRYEEELDLGSEDPVPAGDGSNRASDVVVPKSKGADFCHLIDEARSQSQSITYSDIFPGLENDLLGEWNKGIETMLSVRGESVLSRIGDDNFVVEDKNAAAPHEVSFLSLNLHSLAEQLEKIDLPQRLFIEADLLPPELYAEQTTCDEEAARRLPEESPRSDFSEEVQVPDHDIEIMVSDSPTDPKLGKSEYEHKLPESETQVSLKSFEPSTAEAELELDLLLDSFGETKINDSTAFKPRNTFSVQVDASLMPIQPQRKVPDSSATIDDELDELINETSMLINQGGLSQPQEQRAVHDFQSSSISGTKSKEVDDFDSWLDTI; this is encoded by the coding sequence ATGGACGCCAAGGCTTTAGCAAAATCGAAGAGGGCACACTCCGAGCACCATAGCAAGAAGTACCATCCAAAGCCGAAAGCAAAATCCTCAGCCGTCGGGGGCGGCAAGGGAAATGAGGCTGGAACCGCAAGGAATCCGCTGGGAAAGGAAGTTCAAGAGAAAACTCACCCTACTAAGGGTGCGTCTGCCCTCCCATCAAATTGGGATCGTTACGAGGAAGAGTTAGATTTAGGTTCAGAAGATCCAGTTCCAGCAGGTGATGGTTCGAATCGAGCCTCTGATGTAGTTGTTCCAAAGAGTAAGGGTGCAGACTTTTGTCATCTGATAGATGAGGCGCGGTCTCAGTCTCAGTCAATCACGTATTCGGATATATTTCCTGGTTTGGAGAATGATCTGCTCGGGGAATGGAATAAGGGGATAGAAACTATGCTTTCGGTCAGGGGGGAGAGCGTTCTATCACGGATTGGAGATGATAATTTTGTTGTGGAGGATAAGAATGCTGCTGCACCTCATGAGGTGTCATTTCTCTCCTTGAATTTGCATTCTCTTGCAGAGCAATTGGAAAAGATTGACTTACCGCAGAGGCTTTTCATTGAAGCGGATCTATTGCCACCGGAGCTGTATGCGGAGCAAACAACATGTGATGAGGAAGCAGCCCGAAGATTGCCTGAAGAATCACCCCGCAGTGATTTTTCGGAGGAGGTTCAGGTTCCTGACCATGATATTGAGATTATGGTATCTGATTCTCCTACTGATCCTAAACTTGGCAAATCGGAGTATGAACACAAATTACCAGAGTCAGAAACACAAGTCAGCTTAAAATCATTTGAGCCATCAACTGCAGAGGCGGAACTGGAACTGGATCTGCTTCTTGATTCATTTGGTGAGACCAAGATAAATGATTCAACTGCTTTCAAGCCTCGTAATACTTTTTCTGTACAAGTAGACGCTTCCCTGATGCCGATTCAACCTCAAAGAAAAGTCCCGGATTCATCTGCTACCATTGATGATGAGCTTGATGAGTTGATAAATGAAACATCGATGCTGATTAACCAAGGCGGTCTGTCTCAACCTCAAGAACAAAGGGCTGTCCATGATTTTCAATCATCGTCTATTTCCGGAACAAAGTCTAAAGAAGTGGATGATTTTGATTCTTGGTTGGATacaatttga